The Raphanus sativus cultivar WK10039 chromosome 6, ASM80110v3, whole genome shotgun sequence sequence GTACATTCAATCAGTTAATAGTCTATCTTTTTTTCTACCCCACATCACTTTTTTAAAAGTCTGTGCAGATGATCCAGCATTGATCGTCTACACCAGTGGTACAACTGGTAAACCAAAAGGAGTTGTCCATACTCACAAAAGCATCAACTCTCAGGTATGTATGTATATTCAACCCTCCATTTATATAGCTCACGTCATGTGGACATCCCACTCAACCTGCATTAGGATGTGGCTGCATAGATCGAACTGATAGCAATGGTTACTCCATGTGGGTAAGAGAAATGATGATCTAACTTAGAAGCTTCTAACTGTTGCAGGTTAGAATGCTAACTGAAGCTTGGGAGTACACATCTGCTGATCACTTTCTCCACTGCCTCCCATTACATCATGTTCATGGTCTTTTCAATGCTTTGTTTGCTCCTCTTTACGCTCGGTCTTCGGTAATTTATATTTCCATATATGCTTCTGTTAGCTCTTTCAAAAATAACAAGCTGGTTATTAATGTTTACATTCCTCCTTGAAGGTTGAGTTTTTGCCCAAATTCAGTGTTAGTGGAATCTGGCGCAGATGGCGTGAATCATATCCGTTGAATGATGAGAAAACAGACGACGCCATAACTGTATTTACTGGAGTAAGTCTTTCTTGTTTTTTGGCTTTTATTCCTTAACTACTACTGTCATGCTTTAGGCTGTCCCTGCCTCAAGTTAATTGTTTGATTTCATTGTAGCTTAAAGCTCTTTCTTGAATCTGATACAGCAAGTTTATTTTACAGGTTCCAACCATGTATTCTCGGTTGATACAAGGATATGAAACAATGGATCAAGAAACGAAAGAGTCGAGCGCTTTTGCTGTGCAGAAGCTTCGCTTAATGGTAAGTAACCATTAACCAAACATCTGAGAAGAGCAGATCTTAGCTTAGTTACTACTATCATTCATAATCCCTTAGACGGCTATTCTATCATTTATATCCTTAGAAGTGCTTACATCTTTGCTGatgaaatacatttttttttttcagatgtcTGGCTCATCTGCTCTTCCTAGACCGGTCATGAATCAGTGGGAAAGTATCACAGGTCATCGTCTTCTGGAACGTTACGGCATGACTGAGGTAACTAGCTTTTCCTGTCTCTTTTAGTTACTTCATGCCATTGAATCTGATTAATTTGGATTTTGATTGAAATTCACAGTTTGTAATGGCTATATCAAACCCCTTGCGAGGTGCAAGGAAGGCAGGTACTGTCGGGAAACCACTTCCCGGTGTTGAGGTCAGTAATATCTTACAACTAAGGTACTAATGTTTCAGATACGAAGCTatgaaactgaaaaaaacaGAATGTCTGTGAACTAACATTATAGGCTAAGATTGAACAAGATGAAAACGATACGGATGGAGTAGGCGAGATCTGTATAAAGAGCCCATCTCTGTTCAAAGAGTACTGGAATTTGCCACAAGTGACTAAAGAATCGTTCACGGAAGATGGATACTTCAAGACCGGCGATGCTGGTCGAGTAGATGAGGATGGACATTACGTGATTCTAGGACGTAAGCAAGAACATTCAAACAGACAGTCTATGAGTGTGCTTTGTGTGTCTTTCTCTTTGAGACATGTTCTCTTCTCTGGTGTTGTCGGATCAGGTACCAGCGCTGATATTATGAAGGTTGGAGGGTACAAGTTGTCTGCCTTGGAAATAGAATCAACCTTACTCGAGGTAAAATCAATATACATATGAGTTTTTAGATAAACTTAATCATTAACTGAAGTCTATGGGGATGTGTGCTGTGCAGCACCCTACGGTTGCAGAATGTTGCGTGCTGGGGTTGCCAGATAAAGATTATGGGGAAGCGGTTACAGCGATTATCGTAGCGGAGTGTGGAGCAAAGaggaaaagagaagaagagtcaAAACCTGTGTTGACCTTAGAAGAACTCTGCGGTTGGGCTAAAGACAAGCTTGCTCCTTACAAGGTAACTATCTTTACAAAAACCTGACCAAACTATAGTCTGTACAAATATTCACCGAATTacctttaattttaatttgggaAAATCgtataaaaaaccttcaaagtgtcacttactaccattttaaaccttgaagttttttcataacacttttaaccttcaaattgacttttgtatcataaaaaaccttcaaagcAAAAAGTTGACctgttcagcaggtaatttttcaaaaataattatttaattaataaaataaataaaataataaataaataaatttaaataataaataaaatcgaaactttttataaaattcacaaaaataaaaacataacaaaaactttaattaaaatttagaaaattaaataattttctaaaattttaacaaaataaaaataactaaattttaataataaatgagattaaatttaaatagagaagaactaaataattcatttttttaaaaactgaaaattcaaaattgaaaatagttcttttttttaattataatatttttttcaaaaaatatatcatatcatcgtggacaataacaatttcaaatatatcactaaagacaatgatggtttctgacttttatttaatttatgagttttaattaaattttacgatttttgtttaattttctgattttttattttagttattaaataatattatttaaaatattatttaattagtaaaataatcagaaattaaataaaaatcagaaaattaaacaaaaatcgtaaaatttaataaaaactcataaattaaataaaatcagaaaattagaaaaaatcagaaaattaattaatatttagaaaaataaaaaaatcatatatttcaaaaagaatgaaaattcaaaagtttgaaaattttttttttgttattttcaagatgatgttggaaactatcattggagatatgacaattatcgtcattgttaatagctatgtgagaaaccatcagcGTCATtggtgaattttgaatttttacttttctatttcccactttttaaataaaatttgtgacccttttatttagttcttctctatttaaatttaattttatttattattagttttttagatatttttattaatattttagaaatttgtttaattttaaaaatatttaattaattttctaacttttttttcatttttgaaaattttattaaaagttttgatttttatttatttttggatttttatttatttattttatttattaaataattatttttgaaaaattacctgctgaaccggtcaactTCTTGATTTGGAAGTTTTtaatgatacaaatgtcactttgaaggttaaaagtgttagtgaaaaaacttcaaggtttaaggTGTTAGTAAGTGAcattttgaaggttttttatgcgattttcccattttaattttgttttttttctagttACCGACACGTTTGCTGATATGGGAGAGCTTGCCTCGAAACGCCATGGGAAAGGTAATTAAAAAGCCTTTGGTTGTTTGGTGTGAATAAGAATCATTCTCATATTTTTGGAGTTGGCAGGTGAACAAGAAAGAGCTAAAGAAATCTCTGGA is a genomic window containing:
- the LOC108813652 gene encoding malonate--CoA ligase isoform X4 gives rise to the protein MTATLKRFNYLSFINSPLHNSTVLSCRRRRRLPPRFFQSNHLFSSQSGSLMEVFKAAFSEGSRASDRIAIKADGKSYSYGQLTSSALTISKLFHNDDTKNDISVLLSTEDHSETMKTIAAKSDARFHLIPPVVNSASETVTRNQFQDDSFEGDGELLVCADDPALIVYTSGTTGKPKGVVHTHKSINSQVRMLTEAWEYTSADHFLHCLPLHHVHGLFNALFAPLYARSSVEFLPKFSVSGIWRRWRESYPLNDEKTDDAITVFTGVPTMYSRLIQGYETMDQETKESSAFAVQKLRLMMSGSSALPRPVMNQWESITGHRLLERYGMTEFVMAISNPLRGARKAGTVGKPLPGVEAKIEQDENDTDGVGEICIKSPSLFKEYWNLPQVTKESFTEDGYFKTGDAGRVDEDGHYVILGRTSADIMKVGGYKLSALEIESTLLEHPTVAECCVLGLPDKDYGEAVTAIIVAECGAKRKREEESKPVLTLEELCGWAKDKLAPYKLPTRLLIWESLPRNAMGKVNKKELKKSLDHHQE
- the LOC108813652 gene encoding malonate--CoA ligase isoform X3, which gives rise to MTATLKRFNYLSFINSPLHNSTVLSCRRRRRLPPRFFQSNHLFSSQSGSLMEVFKAAFSEGSRASDRIAIKADGKSYSYGQLTSSALTISKLFHNDDTKNGGESGKYEGFGSLQGARVGIVAKPSAEFVAGVLGTWFSGGVAVPLALSYPEAELLYVMNNSDISVLLSTEDHSETMKTIAAKSDARFHLIPPVVNSASETVTRNQFQDDSFEGDGELLVCADDPALIVYTSGTTGKPKGVVHTHKSINSQVRMLTEAWEYTSADHFLHCLPLHHVHGLFNALFAPLYARSSVEFLPKFSVSGIWRRWRESYPLNDEKTDDAITVFTGVPTMYSRLIQGYETMDQETKESSAFAVQKLRLMMSGSSALPRPVMNQWESITGHRLLERYGMTEFVMAISNPLRGARKAGTVGKPLPGVEAKIEQDENDTDGVGEICIKSPSLFKEYWNLPQVTKESFTEDGYFKTGDAGRVDEDGHYVILGRTSADIMKVGGYKLSALEIESTLLEHPTVAECCVLGLPDKDYGEAVTAIIVAECGAKRKREEESKPVLTLEELCGWAKDKLAPYKCHLLPF
- the LOC108813652 gene encoding malonate--CoA ligase isoform X5 translates to MEERDERESRSGIYWIISQLKGGESGKYEGFGSLQGARVGIVAKPSAEFVAGVLGTWFSGGVAVPLALSYPEAELLYVMNNSDISVLLSTEDHSETMKTIAAKSDARFHLIPPVVNSASETVTRNQFQDDSFEGDGELLVCADDPALIVYTSGTTGKPKGVVHTHKSINSQVRMLTEAWEYTSADHFLHCLPLHHVHGLFNALFAPLYARSSVEFLPKFSVSGIWRRWRESYPLNDEKTDDAITVFTGVPTMYSRLIQGYETMDQETKESSAFAVQKLRLMMSGSSALPRPVMNQWESITGHRLLERYGMTEFVMAISNPLRGARKAGTVGKPLPGVEAKIEQDENDTDGVGEICIKSPSLFKEYWNLPQVTKESFTEDGYFKTGDAGRVDEDGHYVILGRTSADIMKVGGYKLSALEIESTLLEHPTVAECCVLGLPDKDYGEAVTAIIVAECGAKRKREEESKPVLTLEELCGWAKDKLAPYKLPTRLLIWESLPRNAMGKVNKKELKKSLDHHQE
- the LOC108813652 gene encoding malonate--CoA ligase isoform X1, with product MTATLKRFNYLSFINSPLHNSTVLSCRRRRRLPPRFFQSNHLFSSQSGSLMEVFKAAFSEGSRASDRIAIKADGKSYSYGQLTSSALTISKLFHNDDTKNGGESGKYEGFGSLQGARVGIVAKPSAEFVAGVLGTWFSGGVAVPLALSYPEAELLYVMNNSDISVLLSTEDHSETMKTIAAKSDARFHLIPPVVNSASETVTRNQFQDDSFEGDGELLVCADDPALIVYTSGTTGKPKGVVHTHKSINSQVRMLTEAWEYTSADHFLHCLPLHHVHGLFNALFAPLYARSSVEFLPKFSVSGIWRRWRESYPLNDEKTDDAITVFTGVPTMYSRLIQGYETMDQETKESSAFAVQKLRLMMSGSSALPRPVMNQWESITGHRLLERYGMTEFVMAISNPLRGARKAGTVGKPLPGVEAKIEQDENDTDGVGEICIKSPSLFKEYWNLPQVTKESFTEDGYFKTGDAGRVDEDGHYVILGRTSADIMKVGGYKLSALEIESTLLEHPTVAECCVLGLPDKDYGEAVTAIIVAECGAKRKREEESKPVLTLEELCGWAKDKLAPYKLPTRLLIWESLPRNAMGKVNKKELKKSLDHHQE
- the LOC108813652 gene encoding malonate--CoA ligase isoform X2, encoding MTATLKRFNYLSFINSPLHNSTVLSCRRRRRLPPRFFQSNHLFSSQSGSLMEVFKAAFSEGSRASDRIAIKADGKSYSYGQLTSSALTISKLFHNDDTKNGGESGKYEGFGSLQGARVGIVAKPSAEFVAGVLGTWFSGGVAVPLALSYPEAELLYVMNNSDISVLLSTEDHSETMKTIAAKSDARFHLIPPVVNSASETVTRNQFQDDSFEGDGELLDDPALIVYTSGTTGKPKGVVHTHKSINSQVRMLTEAWEYTSADHFLHCLPLHHVHGLFNALFAPLYARSSVEFLPKFSVSGIWRRWRESYPLNDEKTDDAITVFTGVPTMYSRLIQGYETMDQETKESSAFAVQKLRLMMSGSSALPRPVMNQWESITGHRLLERYGMTEFVMAISNPLRGARKAGTVGKPLPGVEAKIEQDENDTDGVGEICIKSPSLFKEYWNLPQVTKESFTEDGYFKTGDAGRVDEDGHYVILGRTSADIMKVGGYKLSALEIESTLLEHPTVAECCVLGLPDKDYGEAVTAIIVAECGAKRKREEESKPVLTLEELCGWAKDKLAPYKLPTRLLIWESLPRNAMGKVNKKELKKSLDHHQE